The DNA window TCATCTGCGATGCGGCCGAGGTCAGTGCGTGGAATCGAAGATAGGCCTTGAGAGCGTCGAGCGGTGCGGTTGTCAGTTGTTGCTGCAGGGCCTTGTTGAACTCCGACTGCGAGATATTAAGCGTTGTGAAGCCCTGCGCTCCTGCGAGTTGATAGAAGCGTGCCCAGTCCACCGCGGGGACTTGCTGCTGCAGATCCGCAAGCGTGAGGCGATGAAAAATTTTGTACGGATCGCGGCGATCGACGCGCGAGAGGGAAGCCGTTGCCAGTGCGGTTTCCAGCTTCATGACGGCGTCTGCATCGGCCTTTGCCTGCGCTGCGGATTCGCCGCTCATGGTGAGCAGATTTTCCATGTAGGCAACGTACTTCTGGCGAATCTCAACGCTTTTGGCATCGGTCTTCAGGTAGTAATCGCGGTCGGGCAGGCCGAGTCCGCCGGCGTCTTCACCAGCGATGACGTTGTTCGCATTTTGCGGGTCCTGTGTGGAACCCGCGTTGAAGAAGAATGAACCATCCACATCGACCGCAAAGGCAGGAAGGTCTTTCAACAGAGCTTCACGCGATGGGTAGGCTGCAATGCGGGCAAGTGTGGGCTTGATCGGAGTAAAACCACGTTGATCGATGGCTGCTTCATCCGTGCACGCCGCGAAGTAGTCGCCAATCTTTTGCTGCGTGGCATTGCGATCTTTCATGGCCGCTGCATCACGCAGAATGCCCCACAGAAACTGCTGATTCTCAAACGTCAGTTTGCCGTAGACGCTCCACGCGGACTGGTCGGCGGGGATGGGGTTGTTCTTCTGCCAGCCGCCGCAGGCGAACTTATAGAAGTCATCGCATGGATTCATGCTGCGGTCGAGGCTGGTGAGATTCAGTACCGGCGAATAGGGCAAGGCCTCCAGGGGAACCTGCGGCTTCTGTGCACCGGTGGGCGCAGGCTGCGAGGTAAGATTCTGCGCGGAAACACTGGCGGCAAACAATACAAACGGCGCGATAGTCAGAAAGCGCATAGAAGGCACGGCTCCAAAGAAAAGACTTCCATCCTTTGTAGCAAGTAAAAATGGCCATCGGTAGTATGTCTCGAAATTCTTGAGAACGCGCTATTCTGTTACGGAGCTGCATAGTCGAGGTGACGCTTATGACGGAGACAAGGACGCTGACAGTGGTTTTACCTGTGGACCTTGCAGAGTCAATTCAGGCGCGTGTGGCCACAGGGAAGTTCGCTTCGGAAAATGATTTGATTGTGCACGATCTACGTGAAGTCGACGATTTTTCCCGTCAGCCAGACGAACTTCCCGGATTTTCGATGACCGAGGAAGAGTGGGATAAAGAATTGCAGCGGAGAGTCGAAGCGCTGGATGCCGGGCTTGAATCCACTTACACTCTCCGTGAAGTCGATGAGCGTTTCAAGGCGATGCGCGAAGAGTATTTGCGCGGATGAAGCGTTATGAAGTTCTGTTAACAGAGCGGGCTGAACGAGAACTAAAAAGCATCTGGGTTTACGTAAGAAGTCGCTTCAGCACAGAAGCGGCAGACCGCTTTATTCAAGAAGTTCGATCCGGTTATCTCGAGCTTGAAACGGCCCCGTTTCGTGGGCATATTCGCGTACGTGACATCCGCGAAATTGGAGTCGCGCAGCGGCGCGTCACCATCAATTTTCGAGTGCAGAATGAGACCGTCACGGTTGTTGCTATCCGCTATCGCGGACGCCAACACTGAAACTTAGTCACTGTAGGAGCGCAGGCGGGCGGGCATCGCATCTTCTGCCAGATCGTGGCCGCAGTTGGTGCAGTACACGTCGGTGATGTGTACGCCGCGGAAGCACTGGCCGCAGACGGGCTTCATCTGGAACTGGCACTGTGGGCAGAAGTGGAAGTCGCTGGCGACTTCTGCGCGGCACGAAGGGCAGCGGCTCAGGATGGGCTGGCGCAGAAGGAAGTAAACGATGGCGCCAATGCCACCCGGCATCACCAGCACAATGAGCATCCACAGTGCGGGACGCATGTTGCGGCGTTTGACGTCGCGGCTGATGTACCCAATCAGCAGAACATAGCTGGCTAGAGCGGCTCCCCAGCTATAGCTGCCGATGGCATGCATGATGGGGTTGCCGTGACGAGGCCCTCCGGGAGGGGGGCCTCCAAAATATCCGTAACTGAGAAGCTGGATGCCGGCAAACACCAGAACAGACAGGATGACCGACCAGAGCGGAATCATTTTCAGATCATCGTCGCTCTGCCCCACGTCCGATCGCTGGCTCTGTTCCGTCTTCCACACCATGAGGCTTACCTTACCTTGTCATTGCGGTCCGACGGACGACGGTTACGGCGAAGCAGTACGACAGCGGCTGTGATGACCGACAGCGGCAGAAACCAGAGCAGCAACAGGCTGATCTCGCTCCCTGCGTCCGCACCCAGGTCCACAATGCGTTTCCAGATACCGGTCACATCGGAGATGCTTTCGTCGGTAACGTGGAGTACGGCAGCAGCAATGAAAAGCAGCAGAGCGGAGCAGACAACAAACGGAACAATCAGGTCACGCGTGGTGCGCTTGCGCTCCCGCATGGCGGTGGCACGCTGACGGATGATGCGGTGAGTACGATTGACCACCGCCGCGCGTGCATCGAACCCTGGGGTGCGCGGGTCTTCCGAAATCGCCATGCTCAAGAGAGCCCTCCCTGAGCGGCCGTCCTTGGGACGAGGTTCCGCTCGCGACGGAGCTTCTCAATCTGCGGCTTCAGCGCGGCCAGGCCGCGATACAAGCGCGACTTCACCGTGGAAAGCGGAGACTTCGTGACAGCTGCAATCTCTTCCAGCGCCATTTCCTCATGGAAGCGCAGTACCAGCACTTCGCGATAGGACGCGTGCAGGTCCAGCAGCACGGCGCTTACTTCTGCGGCATCTTCGCGCGAGCAAAACTGCTCAAACGGCGAAGGCCCGTCGATTGCAATCTCGAAGGGGCGCTCATCATTGCCCGGGTCCTGCAGTTCATCCAGCGATGTCATGGTGCGTTTGCGCGAGAGATCAATGGCCAGGTTACGGGCGATGGTGAACAGCCACGTATCAAAGCGGGCCTTGCCGTTGTACTGTGCGCCGCGCAGCAGCACGCGCATCCAGGTTTCCTGAAAGAGGTCTTCGGCGGTTTCGCGTTTGCCGGTGAGGAAGGTCAGGTAACGCATCAGGCGGTGCTGATAGGTGTCGATCAGGCGATCCAGAAGCTCGGGGTCCTGCTGTTTCAGGCCGTACGCGATCGCCGCGTTTTCCTGCTCGCTGGCTTCCAGCATTGCCGCCGAAATGGACAAGGCACCCACACCGTTGTTGACGTGGGGTTGGCCGGAAAAGACTCGGCTCCCGAAAGAATTTTCTTTCAGCATGAGGAAAAGTTGTCCCTGAAATACACGAAGGTGTGCGATACGGTTCGGCCTATCCATTCTAGGGTGGTGAACGGCCGATGAAAAGCACTATTTTCCGCTACGGATTGCCTCCGCGTAGACTAGGAGGATGGAGATTCTCTTCGGGCTCCATCCCGTCACCGAAGCCGTCCGCGTACGGCCCCAAGACCTGGACCACGTCACTGTCCTTTCCGGCCCGTCCAACCCACGTGTTGCCGCCCTGCTGGACCTTTGTCGCGCAGCCCGTGTTCGTGTCAGTCATGGCAGCCGGGAAGAGTTGCAGCGCATGAGCCGAAGCGAAAACCACGGTGGCGCGGTGGCGTTCCTGAAAGAGCGCAAGTTGCTGACGATTGAAGACTTAATTCATTCCGGTGGCGATGCGAAGCGGTTCTTCCTGGCGCTGGATGGGGTGGAAGATCCTCACAATATGGGCGCCCTGCTGCGTACGGCGGATGGCGCTGGCGTGGATGGGGTGCTGCTGCCGGAGCGACGGTCGGCTCCCCTGAGCGGCGCCGCGGCCAAGGCGTCTGCCGGGGCAACTGAGCATGTTCGCGCGGCGAAAGTTACCAATCTGGTGCGCTCCCTGGAGGAGCTGAAGAAGCACAATATCTGGATCATCGGGCTGGACGAGCGCGGCACCATGGACTATGACCAGTTCGACTTCAACACGGACATCTGCCTGGTGATGGGGCGCGAGGGGGCAGGGCTGCATGACCTGACGAAGCGCACCTGCGATTTCCTGCTGCGTATCCCGATGGCGGGGGCGGTGCCGTCGCTGAATGTGTCGGTGGCGGGAGCGGTTGTGATGTATGAGGCTGCACGCCAGCGGCGCGTGAAGCAGCATCCTGCTGCCGAAGTGCCTGCCAAAGCGTCCAAGCCACGGAAGGGTCTCGGCTCGTAGCCGCCCATTTTCTGAAAGATTTTCATGTCGCATTCCCATCCACATCGGCTCCTTCCGTACCTGCTTGCGGCGGCATCGCTGCTGCCTGTTGCGTCCCTGGCGCAGCAGGCTGAACCGCAACAGCCACCCGCGCCCAAGGGTACTGTGCTGTTTGAGCGACACGACGATCCTGTTGCACCGGAAGAAGAGCAGCCCGCTGCTGTTCCGGCGAAGCCCGGTGTTTCTTCCAGCGCGCATCCGCCGCGTTTGCGCAGACGCAGCCCCGACGATGCCGCAGATACCGAAGGCGCACCGGTGGAAGTGGCACAGCCTGCGTCCGTGGAATCTTCTTCCAGTAGTTCCGGCGAGATGGCGGCTACGTCTCCCATCGTTGTTACAGAAGCCGATCTTGCCGCGGCGGCGAAGGTGCCTGCCGAGGCGCGCCGTGCGCCGCTGGTTGCTGGGCGCGATCTGGATATCCATCTGAATACCCATACAG is part of the Terriglobus sp. RCC_193 genome and encodes:
- a CDS encoding zinc ribbon domain-containing protein, with the protein product MVWKTEQSQRSDVGQSDDDLKMIPLWSVILSVLVFAGIQLLSYGYFGGPPPGGPRHGNPIMHAIGSYSWGAALASYVLLIGYISRDVKRRNMRPALWMLIVLVMPGGIGAIVYFLLRQPILSRCPSCRAEVASDFHFCPQCQFQMKPVCGQCFRGVHITDVYCTNCGHDLAEDAMPARLRSYSD
- a CDS encoding type II toxin-antitoxin system RelE/ParE family toxin; the protein is MKRYEVLLTERAERELKSIWVYVRSRFSTEAADRFIQEVRSGYLELETAPFRGHIRVRDIREIGVAQRRVTINFRVQNETVTVVAIRYRGRQH
- a CDS encoding RNA polymerase sigma factor, which translates into the protein MLEASEQENAAIAYGLKQQDPELLDRLIDTYQHRLMRYLTFLTGKRETAEDLFQETWMRVLLRGAQYNGKARFDTWLFTIARNLAIDLSRKRTMTSLDELQDPGNDERPFEIAIDGPSPFEQFCSREDAAEVSAVLLDLHASYREVLVLRFHEEMALEEIAAVTKSPLSTVKSRLYRGLAALKPQIEKLRRERNLVPRTAAQGGLS
- the rlmB gene encoding 23S rRNA (guanosine(2251)-2'-O)-methyltransferase RlmB, coding for MEILFGLHPVTEAVRVRPQDLDHVTVLSGPSNPRVAALLDLCRAARVRVSHGSREELQRMSRSENHGGAVAFLKERKLLTIEDLIHSGGDAKRFFLALDGVEDPHNMGALLRTADGAGVDGVLLPERRSAPLSGAAAKASAGATEHVRAAKVTNLVRSLEELKKHNIWIIGLDERGTMDYDQFDFNTDICLVMGREGAGLHDLTKRTCDFLLRIPMAGAVPSLNVSVAGAVVMYEAARQRRVKQHPAAEVPAKASKPRKGLGS